A region from the Mya arenaria isolate MELC-2E11 chromosome 2, ASM2691426v1 genome encodes:
- the LOC128213687 gene encoding S-adenosylmethionine synthase-like, which yields FNFQSDAGLTGRKIIVDTYGGWGAHGGGAFSGKDYTKVDRSAAYAARWVAKSLVKAGLCRRVLVQLSYAIGIAQPLSITVLSYGTSTKSERDLLQIVRNNFDLRPGRIVKELNLKNPIYQKTACYGHFGRPEFTWEQAKPLKL from the exons TTCAATTTTCAGAGTGATGCTGGTTTGACTGGCCGTAAGATTATCGTTGACACATACGGAGGGTGGGGGGCACATGGTGGTGGAGCATTCTCTGGTAAAGACTACACGAAAGTTGACCGGTCTGCTGCTTACGCTGCCCGCTGGGTGGCCAAGTCCCTTGTCAAGGCTGGCCTCTGCAGGCGGGTTCTTGTACAG ttgTCGTATGCCATTGGTATTGCCCAGCCCCTGTCTATCACAGTTCTCAGCTATGGAACTTCGACCAAGTCAGAGCGGGATCTGCTGCAGATTGTCAGAAACAACTTTGACCTGCGACCTGGCAGAATTGTCAA GGAGCTGAACTTGAAAAATCCTATCTACCAGAAGACTGCCTGTTATGGACATTTCGGTCGCCCCGAGTTCACTTGGGAACAGGCAAAACCTCTCAAGCTTTAG